The region CTGGGGCTGGGGCTGGGGTCACGGCTGGGGCTGGGGCCACGGCTGGGGCTGGGGCCACTGGGGCGGCTGGTGGGGCCGTTGGTGGGACTGCTGAGCGTCCTGCTCCCCATGAGCTATCAGCGATGAGATGAACGGCGTAGCTCCCACTCCCTGAGTGGGAGCTACGCGTGTCCGACGAAGGTTGCGGGGTGAGAGAGTGCTGGGGGCGATGAGATGGCTGCTGCAGCCGGCGGCGCCGGATTCCGAAGGTCTGGTCGAGGCCGCGCCGACGTTGCGCGTGCGGGAGGTGTTCCGCCGGTTCTGGCCGGACGCGCGCCCGTTCTGGGGCTGGATGGTGCTCAGCCTGGTGCTGGTGCTGCTGTCCCCGCTGTTGGACGGCGCGGCGATCTGGTTGTTCAAGATCGTCATCGACGACGTGCTCACCCCGCGGGACTTCGCGCTGTTCCCGGCGGTCGCCGCCGCCTACGCGGGCATCACGATCCTGGGCGGGGCGATCGACTTCGCCTCCTCCTACCTCACGGTCTGGATCGGCGAGAACTTCCTGCACCGGATGCGGACCCGGGTGTTCGCCCACCTGCACACCCTCTCGGTCGGCTTCTTCGACCGCAGGCGGCTCGGCGACACCATCAGCAGGCTCACCGGTGACGTCGGGGCCATCGAGAGCCTGGTGCTCTCGGGGATCTCGCAGACCGTCTCCTCGCTGGTCAAGGTCGTCGTCTTCGCCGGGGTGATCTTCTACCTCGACTGGCGGCTGGCCCTGGTGGCGCTGGTGGCGGTGCCGCTGTTCCTCTGGGTGGCCCGGTTCTTCTCCCGGCGTATCAAGATCGCCTCCCGCGAGGTGCGGGGGCGCAGCGGCTCCATCACCACCGTCGCCGAGGAGAGCCTCGGCAACGCCCCGCTCATCCAGGCCTACGGCCGCGAGCAGGCCGAGGTCGGCCGCTTCTACCGGCAGAGCATCGGCAACGTCCGGGCGGAGCTGGCGACCGCGCGCATCGGGGCGATGTTCTCGCCGCTGGTCGACCTGGTCGAGGTCCTGGGCGTGATGGCGATCCTCGGTGTCGGCATCTGGGAGCTGGCGTCGAACCGCATCAGCCTGGGCGGACTGCTCGCCTTCCTGGTGTACCTGTCCCAGCTCTACACGCCGGTGCGCAGCCTCGGGCAGCTCGCCAACACCGTGTTCGAGGCATCGGCCGGTGCCGAGCGCATCGCCGAGCTGCTC is a window of Saccharopolyspora erythraea NRRL 2338 DNA encoding:
- a CDS encoding ABC transporter ATP-binding protein; protein product: MRWLLQPAAPDSEGLVEAAPTLRVREVFRRFWPDARPFWGWMVLSLVLVLLSPLLDGAAIWLFKIVIDDVLTPRDFALFPAVAAAYAGITILGGAIDFASSYLTVWIGENFLHRMRTRVFAHLHTLSVGFFDRRRLGDTISRLTGDVGAIESLVLSGISQTVSSLVKVVVFAGVIFYLDWRLALVALVAVPLFLWVARFFSRRIKIASREVRGRSGSITTVAEESLGNAPLIQAYGREQAEVGRFYRQSIGNVRAELATARIGAMFSPLVDLVEVLGVMAILGVGIWELASNRISLGGLLAFLVYLSQLYTPVRSLGQLANTVFEASAGAERIAELLDQKPHVRTPDKPVRIGRTEGTLSVEQVGFRYPDTGVDVLSGISFQALPGTTTAVVGASGAGKSTLTKLLLRFYDPTEGRIRLDGHDLRELDLSELRSNIAIVLQETLLLDGTIAENIRAGKADADDREVVEAARAADAHEFILDLPDGYDTRVGQRGRLLSGGQRQRIAIARAMIRDAPLLLLDEPTTSLDAEASKRVLGPLRRLMSGRTTIVISHNLLTVADANHIVYLDHGRIVEAGTHAELLANDSGYANLYRLHHPAEVRPNGSSSGKAERWVRP